A genomic window from Brassica napus cultivar Da-Ae unplaced genomic scaffold, Da-Ae ScsIHWf_2001;HRSCAF=2649, whole genome shotgun sequence includes:
- the LOC106446397 gene encoding LOW QUALITY PROTEIN: NADH-ubiquinone oxidoreductase 20.9 kDa subunit (The sequence of the model RefSeq protein was modified relative to this genomic sequence to represent the inferred CDS: inserted 1 base in 1 codon), with protein MNTDITALEKPQYPVVDRNPPFTKVVGNFSVLDYLXFSTITGVSVTVGYLSGIKPGIKGPSMVTGGLIGLMGGFMYAYQNSAGRLMGFFPNEGEVASYQKRGGFSK; from the exons ATGAACACTGACATCACTGCCTTGGAGAAGCCCCAGTACCCCGTCGTTGATCGGAATCCTCCATTCACAAAAGTCGTCGGAAACTTCAGCGTCCTCGATTACC CGTTCTCCACCATCACCGGCGTTTCCGTCACCGTCGGCTATCTATCAg GGATTAAGCCTGGGATCAAGGGACCGTCAATGGTGACTGGAGGGCTGATCGGACTCATGGGTGGGTTCATGTATGCGTATCAGAACTCGGCGGGGAGGCTCATGGGTTTCTTCCCCAACGAAGGCGAGGTCGCTAGCTACCAGAAGCGTGGTGGGTTCTCCAAATGA